The Candidatus Acetothermia bacterium genome includes the window GCACAAGGGGGTGGCCATCGACCAGCGGAAGCTCGCCGAGCTCCTCGGAGTCCCGGTGGTGTCCACGGTGGCGAGCCGCGGCCAGGGGCTGGCGGACCTCGTCTCCGCCCTGGGCCACGCCCGCCCGGTCCGCCGCCCCCCCTACGCGCCCGACGTGGAGCGCGCCCTGGAGAAGCTCCGCGCCGTCCTCCCCTCCCCCCACGAGGCCCCCCAGGTCCTGGCCGGGGAGGCCCCCCCGCCGCCCGAGCTCCGGGCCCTCGTGGACGGGGTCCGCCGGGAGCTCGCCGCCGCGCGGGGCGAGGACCCGGCGGTGGTCCTGGCCGATGCGCGCCACGCCGTGGCCGCGCGCCTGTTCGAAGCCGTGGCCACGTTGGGCAAGCCTCGGGTGGGGTGGCGGGAGCGCGCCGACGACGTCCTCATGCACCCCATCCTTGGCTACCCCCTCCTCACCCTCGTCCTCCTTGCCCTGTTCGGGGTCACCTTCTGGGCCGGGGGGGCCCTGGAGGGGCTCCTCTCCCCCGGAATTGAGGCGCTCTCTGGGCGGTTCGCCGCCGCCCTAGGTGGGGGGCCGGCGGCGTCCCTTCTCCTCGGGGCTTGGGACGGCCTGGCGGCCGGGGTCGCCCTTGTCCTGCCCTACCTCGTCCCGTTCCTCTTGCTCCTGGCGTTCCTGGAGGACGTGGGCTACATGCCCCGGGTGGGGTTCCTCCTCGACGGGCTCATGCACAAACTGGGGCTCCACGGCAAGAGCGTGATCCCGTTCCTGTTGGGGTACGGGTGCACCGTGCCCGCGGTGCTGGCCACGCGGATCCTGGAGGACGAGCGGGACCGGCTGGTCACCGCGGCGCTGGCGGTGATGGTCCCCTGTGCCGGGCGGACGATCGTGGTGATGGGTCTGGTGGGGCGGTTCGTGGGGCCCCTGGCCGCCCTCCTTCTCTACCTCGGGAACGTGGGCGTGATCGCCCTCGTGGGGTGGGCCCTGACGAAGCTCCTTCCGGGGGAGGGGCCGGGGCTGATCCTGGAGATCCCGCCCTACCGCCTCCCCCGGGGGCGCAACCTCCTCAGGAAGACCTGGCTTAGGCTCAAGGGGTTCGTCGTCCTCGCCTGGCCGCTTCTTGCCCTGTCCAGCGCCGCCCTCGCGCTGGCCGAGGCTCTGGGCTGGGCCGGGGGCCTCAACCTGGCCTTCCGGTTCCTCACCTGGCCCCTGGGGCTCCCCGCGGAGGCGGGGGTGCCCCTTGCCCTGGGCATCCTGCGGAAGGAGCTCTCCCTGGTGATGCTCGAGGGGGCGCTTCCCGGGGGGGTGGCGTCCCTCGCCCTCGGCCAGATCGTTGTGTTCACTGTGTTTGTCCTGTTCTACGTTCCGTGTCTGGCCACCGTGGGGGCCATGGGGCGGGAGCTCGGGTGGCGGCGGACCGGGCTCGTCGTCCTGGGTACGACTGCCCTGGGCCTCGTCCTGGGGGTCCTCGCCCGGCTGATCCTCATCCGCTAGGACCGAGGGCCGAACAGGGCCGTGCCGAGGCGGATCATCGTCGCCCCCTCCTCGAGGGCGACCTCCCAGTCCGCGCTCATCCCCATGGAGAGGGTGTCCAGCGCGAACCCTTCCGCGCACAGGTCCGCAAGGAGGCGGCGCATGGCCCGGAAGTAGGGCCGGGAGTCCTCGGGGGTGCGGGGCTCCGGGGGGAGGGCCATGAGGCCCCGGAGCTCAAGGCCCGGAAGCTCCCGCACGGCCTCGGCCAAGGGGAGGACGTCCTCCGGAAGGACACCGCCCTTCTGCCGCTCCCGGCCGATGTTCACCTGGAGGAGGACAGGGAGGGTCTTCCCCCCGCGCCCTGCCGCGGCGGAGAGCCTCCAGGCGAGGTCCCGAGAGTCCACAGTCTGAACCCAGTCGAACACGCCGGCGGCCCGGCTCGCCTTGTTCGTCTGCAGGCGGCCGATCATGTGCCAGGTGGCGGGCTCGGGGACCTGGGCCTTCTTTCGCTCCGCCTCCTGGACGTAGTTCTCCCCGACGTGCCCGATTCCTGCGGCCAGGGCGGCGCGGACCTCGTCGGGCGTCCGGCCTTTCGCCGCCGCCACCACCGTCACCCCGGGGGGAAGAGCTCTCCGGATCCTGTCCCAGCGTTCGAAGACCTCCACGCTGGAATTGTACGCCGGAGGAGTTTGCCACCCACGGCCAAGCTGCGCGCTTGTGGAGGACAGGACGCGGGGGCCGGCGTGGGTGCCTGACGAGAACTGCAGTGCCGTGCGCAACCGGTGGTGTGGTTGGATTTCCCGTTCGCGCGCGTTCGGGCAGCGCCTCCGGCGCACCCTCCGCCTGCCGCGGGCAGGCGGTGGCTGGCGCACTTGGGCGCGGACCGGGCTACACTCCAGGCGGCCGCGCGTACAGGCCAAGGAGGCACCATGGCACGGGAGTTCCAGACCGACCGAATCGAGACCTCGGGCGGGGAGCTTGCGATCACGTTCCTCGGCCACGGGTCGCTTCTGTTTGCGTACGACGGGAAGAGGGTCTACCTCGACCCCTTCTCCCGCGTCGCCGACTACGCGGCCCTCCCCAAGGCTGACCTCGTCCTCATCACCCACGAGCACCGCGACCACCTCGATCCGGAGGCCCTGGCGCTCGTGTGCACTCCCGCCACCCAGGTCGTGGTCCCTGCGCGGTGTACGGAGAAGGTCCCCGGCGGGACCGTGATGGGCAACGGGGACAAGGCGGTCGTCCTCGGCCTGGCCCTAGAGGCCGTGCCCGCCTACAACCTCGTCCACAGGAGGGAAAACGGCGAGCCGTTCCACCGCCGCGGGGAGGGCAACGGGTACGTGATCACGTTCGGTGACGTGCGGGTCCTCGTCGCGGGGGACACGGAGAACACGCCAGAGCTGAAAGCCCTTCGGGGCATCGACGTGGCGTTCCTTCCCATGAACGTTCCCTACACAATGACCCCGGAGATGGTGGCCGACGTGGCGGTGGCCCTGCGGCCGCGGATCCTCTACCCGTACCACTACGGGAGCACGGACCCCACCC containing:
- the feoB gene encoding ferrous iron transport protein B, whose product is PPAGGRSSWPRTAQVRLDLPGAYSLLGGDPAERVTREFLLSGEVDAVVHVADASALGRSLELTLELAELGLPVVLCLNMADEAEHKGVAIDQRKLAELLGVPVVSTVASRGQGLADLVSALGHARPVRRPPYAPDVERALEKLRAVLPSPHEAPQVLAGEAPPPPELRALVDGVRRELAAARGEDPAVVLADARHAVAARLFEAVATLGKPRVGWRERADDVLMHPILGYPLLTLVLLALFGVTFWAGGALEGLLSPGIEALSGRFAAALGGGPAASLLLGAWDGLAAGVALVLPYLVPFLLLLAFLEDVGYMPRVGFLLDGLMHKLGLHGKSVIPFLLGYGCTVPAVLATRILEDERDRLVTAALAVMVPCAGRTIVVMGLVGRFVGPLAALLLYLGNVGVIALVGWALTKLLPGEGPGLILEIPPYRLPRGRNLLRKTWLRLKGFVVLAWPLLALSSAALALAEALGWAGGLNLAFRFLTWPLGLPAEAGVPLALGILRKELSLVMLEGALPGGVASLALGQIVVFTVFVLFYVPCLATVGAMGRELGWRRTGLVVLGTTALGLVLGVLARLILIR
- a CDS encoding YggS family pyridoxal phosphate-dependent enzyme, coding for MEVFERWDRIRRALPPGVTVVAAAKGRTPDEVRAALAAGIGHVGENYVQEAERKKAQVPEPATWHMIGRLQTNKASRAAGVFDWVQTVDSRDLAWRLSAAAGRGGKTLPVLLQVNIGRERQKGGVLPEDVLPLAEAVRELPGLELRGLMALPPEPRTPEDSRPYFRAMRRLLADLCAEGFALDTLSMGMSADWEVALEEGATMIRLGTALFGPRS
- a CDS encoding MBL fold metallo-hydrolase, translated to MAREFQTDRIETSGGELAITFLGHGSLLFAYDGKRVYLDPFSRVADYAALPKADLVLITHEHRDHLDPEALALVCTPATQVVVPARCTEKVPGGTVMGNGDKAVVLGLALEAVPAYNLVHRRENGEPFHRRGEGNGYVITFGDVRVLVAGDTENTPELKALRGIDVAFLPMNVPYTMTPEMVADVAVALRPRILYPYHYGSTDPTRLVALLGGHPEIEVRIRSLA